The Electrophorus electricus isolate fEleEle1 chromosome 19, fEleEle1.pri, whole genome shotgun sequence genome has a segment encoding these proteins:
- the LOC113584709 gene encoding uncharacterized protein LOC113584709 isoform X1: protein MARFLCITFLVITLCGNQTGSSAGVISQLESTVRVNPGLPTTLWCYIKSDVHFSILWMKIPLNKAPVCIATAQALADGVEMYEQFKDHSRISATWDKNTFNLSFSSVEIIDSATYLCGAYIYKKFFFGKGSKLIIQEYAEATTISNTTADTEEKKRKSQIFESLVPALAATNVASIFVIILLCHLLAKNKSGVTGVASSASDNNTDEVNYAALTFGHKERRTVQKRANVEPSVIYGAVQAQGEIQLCAR from the exons ATGGCTCGCTTTCTATGTATAACTTTTCTAGTCATTACTCTCT gTGGCAATCAAACTGGATCTTCTGCTGGGGTTATCTCACAGCTGGAGTCAACAGTGAGGGTAAATCCTGGACTCCCAACCACTCTTTGGTGCTATATCAAATCAGATGTGCACTTTTCAATTTTATGGATGAAAATTCCCCTTAACAAAGCCCCAGTGTGTATAGCCACTGCTCAGGCGCTCGCAGACGGTGTGGAAATGTATGAACAATTTAAAGACCACTCCAGAATCAGTGCCACTTGGGATAAAAATACCTTTAATTTGTCATTCTCATCAGTGGAAATAATAGACAGTGCAACATACCTTTGCGgtgcatatatttataaaaaattcTTTTTTGGAAAGGGGAGTAAACTGATCATTCAAGAATACGCTGAAG CAACAACCATAtcaaacacaacagcagacaCTGAAGAGAAAAAAC GAAAGTCACAAATATTTGAATCTTTAGTGCCAGCATTAGCAGCCACTAATGTTGCATCAATATTTGTCATCATTTTACTCTGTCACCTCTTAGCTAAGAACAAATCAG GTGTAACAGGAGTAGCCAGTAGTGCAAGTGACAAT AACACAGATGAAGTAAACTATGCTGCTCTCACATTTGGGCACAAAGAGAGAAGAACTGTACAGAAGAGGGCCAATGTGGAACCTTCAGTTATATACGGAGCTGTGCAAGCACAAGGGGAAATACAATTGTGTGCAAGATGA
- the LOC113584709 gene encoding uncharacterized protein LOC113584709 isoform X2, with amino-acid sequence MARFLCITFLVITLCGNQTGSSAGVISQLESTVRVNPGLPTTLWCYIKSDVHFSILWMKIPLNKAPVCIATAQALADGVEMYEQFKDHSRISATWDKNTFNLSFSSVEIIDSATYLCGAYIYKKFFFGKGSKLIIQEYAEATTISNTTADTEEKKPKNKSGVTGVASSASDNNTDEVNYAALTFGHKERRTVQKRANVEPSVIYGAVQAQGEIQLCAR; translated from the exons ATGGCTCGCTTTCTATGTATAACTTTTCTAGTCATTACTCTCT gTGGCAATCAAACTGGATCTTCTGCTGGGGTTATCTCACAGCTGGAGTCAACAGTGAGGGTAAATCCTGGACTCCCAACCACTCTTTGGTGCTATATCAAATCAGATGTGCACTTTTCAATTTTATGGATGAAAATTCCCCTTAACAAAGCCCCAGTGTGTATAGCCACTGCTCAGGCGCTCGCAGACGGTGTGGAAATGTATGAACAATTTAAAGACCACTCCAGAATCAGTGCCACTTGGGATAAAAATACCTTTAATTTGTCATTCTCATCAGTGGAAATAATAGACAGTGCAACATACCTTTGCGgtgcatatatttataaaaaattcTTTTTTGGAAAGGGGAGTAAACTGATCATTCAAGAATACGCTGAAG CAACAACCATAtcaaacacaacagcagacaCTGAAGAGAAAAAAC CTAAGAACAAATCAG GTGTAACAGGAGTAGCCAGTAGTGCAAGTGACAAT AACACAGATGAAGTAAACTATGCTGCTCTCACATTTGGGCACAAAGAGAGAAGAACTGTACAGAAGAGGGCCAATGTGGAACCTTCAGTTATATACGGAGCTGTGCAAGCACAAGGGGAAATACAATTGTGTGCAAGATGA